In one Streptomyces sp. NBC_00597 genomic region, the following are encoded:
- a CDS encoding YiaA/YiaB family inner membrane protein, which translates to MNETPVKQRNSAAYYGQAVASFAVAICAVALGIYHLQVDGWVRAFLGIAVLYLTTSAFTLAKVIRDRQELTQIVTRVDQARMEKIMADYDPFQPKV; encoded by the coding sequence ATGAACGAGACACCGGTCAAGCAGCGCAACTCGGCGGCGTACTACGGCCAGGCCGTCGCGTCCTTCGCGGTCGCCATCTGTGCCGTGGCCTTGGGGATCTATCACCTCCAGGTCGACGGCTGGGTCCGCGCCTTCCTCGGCATCGCGGTCCTCTACCTCACCACCTCGGCCTTCACCCTCGCCAAGGTGATCCGCGACCGCCAGGAGCTGACGCAGATCGTCACCCGGGTCGACCAGGCCCGGATGGAGAAGATCATGGCCGACTACGACCCCTTCCAGCCGAAGGTCTGA
- a CDS encoding TetR/AcrR family transcriptional regulator C-terminal domain-containing protein, which yields MARPRKPLLSRDRIVEAAGALVDAEGLEAVSTRRLAAALGVSGPSLYNHFRTKDEILDAVADAVSARVDLSMFDPGAGRDWRGALHDWAHSYRDALSDHPNIVPVLARGPGRRPAGLRVADAVFGAMTAAGWPPAHATRIGALMRYFILGSAVGSFAGGFVDDEAAYDPSDYPHLGQAHLLAERRREVDDGAFETGLAALLDGLALQHEALTARERETEPKHPA from the coding sequence ATGGCCAGACCGCGCAAGCCCCTCCTCAGCAGAGACCGCATCGTCGAGGCGGCGGGCGCACTGGTCGACGCGGAGGGGCTGGAGGCGGTGTCGACGCGGCGGCTGGCCGCCGCCCTGGGGGTCAGCGGGCCCTCCCTCTACAACCACTTCCGCACGAAGGACGAGATCCTGGACGCGGTCGCGGACGCGGTGAGCGCGAGGGTCGACTTGTCGATGTTCGACCCGGGGGCGGGTCGGGACTGGCGGGGCGCCCTGCACGATTGGGCGCACTCGTACCGGGACGCACTGTCCGACCATCCGAACATCGTGCCGGTGTTGGCGCGCGGCCCGGGCCGGCGCCCGGCCGGACTGCGGGTGGCGGACGCGGTGTTCGGCGCGATGACGGCGGCGGGCTGGCCACCGGCCCACGCGACCCGGATCGGCGCCCTGATGCGGTACTTCATCCTGGGCTCGGCGGTCGGCTCCTTCGCCGGGGGTTTCGTGGACGACGAAGCCGCGTACGACCCGTCGGACTACCCCCACCTGGGCCAGGCCCACCTACTGGCCGAACGCAGGCGCGAGGTGGACGACGGCGCCTTCGAAACGGGCCTCGCGGCCCTGCTGGACGGTCTGGCCCTCCAGCACGAGGCACTGACCGCGCGGGAGCGGGAGACGGAACCGAAGCACCCGGCCTGA
- a CDS encoding acyl-CoA dehydrogenase family protein: protein MNLELSEEQEAVRRLAREFTEREIAPYAAEWDRAESVDRAIVKKLGDLGFLGLTVPEEYGGSGGDHLAYVLVTEELGRGDSAVRGIVSVSLGLVAKTIAAWGTEDQKRAWLPRLCSGDALGCFGLTEPGTGSDAGSLTTRAVREGDAYVISGSKMFITNGTWADVVLLFARTNDEPGHRGISAFLVPADTPGLTRREVHGKLGLRGQATAELALDGVRVPASAMLGPEGKGFSVAMSALAKGRMSVAAGCVGIAQAALDAALSYAAQREQFGKPIAHHQLVQELIADISVDVDAARLLTWRVADLVDRGQPFATESSTAKLFASEAAVRAASNALQVHGGYGYIDEYPAGKLLRDARVMTLYEGTSQIQKLLIGRARTGVSAF from the coding sequence GTGAACCTGGAGCTGAGCGAGGAGCAGGAAGCCGTACGCCGGCTCGCCCGCGAGTTCACCGAGCGCGAGATCGCCCCGTACGCCGCCGAATGGGACCGCGCCGAGAGCGTCGACCGGGCCATCGTCAAGAAGCTCGGCGACCTCGGCTTCCTCGGCCTGACCGTCCCCGAGGAGTACGGCGGCTCCGGAGGCGACCACCTCGCCTACGTCCTCGTCACCGAGGAGCTCGGCCGCGGCGACTCCGCGGTGCGCGGGATCGTGTCCGTCTCCCTCGGTCTGGTCGCCAAGACCATCGCCGCGTGGGGGACCGAGGACCAGAAGCGCGCCTGGCTGCCCCGCCTCTGCTCCGGTGACGCGCTCGGCTGCTTCGGCCTGACCGAGCCCGGCACCGGCTCCGACGCCGGCAGCCTCACCACCCGCGCCGTGCGCGAGGGGGACGCGTACGTCATCAGCGGAAGCAAGATGTTCATCACGAACGGCACCTGGGCCGACGTGGTCCTCCTCTTCGCCCGTACCAACGACGAGCCCGGCCACCGCGGGATCTCCGCCTTCCTCGTCCCCGCCGACACCCCCGGGCTCACCCGCCGCGAGGTCCACGGCAAGCTCGGCCTGCGCGGCCAGGCCACCGCCGAACTGGCCCTCGACGGGGTCCGCGTCCCCGCCTCGGCGATGCTCGGCCCCGAGGGCAAGGGCTTCTCCGTGGCCATGTCCGCGCTGGCCAAGGGTCGGATGTCGGTCGCCGCCGGGTGCGTCGGCATCGCGCAGGCGGCGCTGGACGCGGCGCTCTCGTACGCAGCCCAGCGCGAGCAGTTCGGCAAGCCCATCGCCCACCACCAGCTGGTCCAGGAGCTGATCGCCGACATCTCGGTCGACGTGGACGCGGCCCGGCTGCTGACCTGGCGGGTGGCCGACCTCGTCGACCGCGGGCAGCCCTTCGCCACCGAGTCCTCCACCGCCAAGCTCTTCGCCTCCGAGGCCGCCGTGCGGGCCGCCAGCAACGCCCTCCAGGTGCACGGCGGCTACGGCTACATCGACGAGTACCCGGCGGGCAAACTGCTGCGCGACGCCCGCGTGATGACCCTGTACGAGGGCACCAGTCAGATCCAGAAGCTGCTGATCGGCCGGGCCCGCACCGGCGTCTCCGCCTTCTGA
- a CDS encoding MaoC family dehydratase has protein sequence MAEPRIFTSAEELRAGIGEPLGPSGWLEVDQKRIDLFADATGDHQWIHVDPARAADGPFGSTIAHGYLTLSLLPSLVPQIMRVEGMKMGINYGTNKVRFPAPVPVDSRLRATAVITEVTEAGGGVQVTATVTVEREDGDKPVCVAESVSRYYF, from the coding sequence ATGGCCGAGCCGAGGATCTTCACGTCCGCCGAGGAGCTGCGCGCAGGGATCGGGGAGCCGCTCGGTCCGAGCGGGTGGCTGGAGGTGGACCAGAAGCGGATCGATCTGTTCGCCGATGCCACCGGTGACCACCAGTGGATCCACGTGGACCCGGCGCGGGCCGCGGACGGGCCCTTCGGCTCCACCATCGCCCACGGCTACCTGACACTGTCGCTGCTGCCGAGCCTGGTCCCGCAGATCATGCGGGTCGAAGGCATGAAGATGGGCATCAACTACGGCACGAACAAGGTGCGTTTCCCGGCGCCGGTGCCGGTCGATTCGCGGCTGCGCGCCACCGCCGTGATCACCGAGGTCACGGAGGCGGGCGGCGGCGTCCAGGTCACGGCGACGGTCACGGTCGAGCGCGAGGACGGCGACAAGCCGGTGTGCGTTGCGGAGTCGGTGTCCCGCTACTACTTCTGA
- a CDS encoding Zn-dependent alcohol dehydrogenase, whose amino-acid sequence MVRAAILPAVGAPLEIREIVLPDPGPGQVRVRLAAAGVCHSDLSLADGTMTVPVPAVLGHEGSGTVLAVGEGVTHVAPGDGVVLNWSPSCGQCHHCSIGEVWLCAKALSGVGAVYAHDAEGTPLHPGLNVAAFAEETVVAANCVLPAPAGIPLAEAALLGCAVLTGYGAVRNSARVRPGESVAVFGVGGVGLAALQAARIAGAGPIVAVDVSPAKEELARAAGATEFVLASDTTAKQVRALTGGQGADVAVECVGRAESIRGAWDCTRRGGRTTVVGIGGKDQRVAFHALEIFHFARTLTGCVYGNSDPARDLPVIAEHVREGRLDLASLVTDRITLDGIPAAFDAMLAGKGGRSLIVF is encoded by the coding sequence ATGGTCCGCGCCGCCATCCTGCCCGCAGTCGGAGCCCCGCTGGAGATACGGGAGATCGTCCTGCCCGATCCCGGCCCCGGTCAGGTCCGGGTGCGGCTCGCCGCAGCCGGTGTCTGCCACTCCGACCTCTCCCTCGCCGACGGCACCATGACGGTTCCCGTCCCCGCCGTGCTCGGCCACGAGGGCTCGGGGACGGTCCTCGCGGTCGGCGAGGGGGTCACCCATGTCGCTCCGGGCGACGGGGTGGTGCTCAACTGGTCCCCGTCCTGCGGGCAGTGCCACCACTGCTCGATCGGCGAGGTCTGGCTCTGTGCGAAGGCGCTCAGCGGGGTCGGCGCGGTCTACGCCCACGACGCCGAGGGCACGCCGCTGCACCCGGGGCTGAACGTGGCCGCGTTCGCCGAGGAGACGGTCGTCGCGGCCAACTGCGTGCTGCCCGCGCCCGCCGGGATCCCGCTCGCCGAGGCCGCCCTGCTCGGCTGTGCGGTCCTCACCGGCTACGGCGCCGTCCGCAACAGCGCCCGGGTGCGTCCCGGTGAGTCCGTCGCCGTCTTCGGTGTCGGCGGGGTCGGCCTGGCCGCCCTCCAGGCCGCGCGGATCGCCGGGGCGGGCCCGATCGTCGCCGTCGACGTCTCCCCGGCCAAGGAGGAGCTGGCCCGGGCGGCCGGGGCCACCGAGTTCGTACTCGCCTCCGACACGACCGCCAAGCAGGTCCGCGCACTCACCGGCGGGCAGGGCGCCGATGTCGCCGTCGAGTGCGTCGGCCGGGCGGAGTCCATCCGCGGAGCCTGGGACTGCACCCGTCGCGGCGGCCGCACCACGGTCGTCGGCATCGGCGGCAAGGATCAGCGGGTCGCCTTCCACGCCCTGGAGATCTTCCACTTCGCCCGCACCCTCACCGGCTGCGTGTACGGGAACAGCGACCCCGCGCGCGATCTCCCGGTGATCGCCGAGCATGTCCGTGAGGGCCGCCTCGACCTGGCCTCCCTGGTCACCGACCGCATCACGCTCGACGGCATTCCGGCCGCCTTCGACGCGATGCTCGCGGGCAAGGGTGGCCGCTCGCTGATCGTGTTCTAG
- a CDS encoding TetR/AcrR family transcriptional regulator → MDSAEETTGGYRPWSEVTPDAARRLLVAAVEAFAERGYHATTTRDIAGRAGMSPAALYIHYKTKEELLHRISRIGHDKALEILETAASGPGTAAERLDAAVRSFVLWHAAHHTTARVVQYELDALAPEHRSEIVALRRQSDAAVRRILADGVTAGEFDVPDVPGTTLAVLSLCIDVARWFNTAGRRTPDEVGALYADLVLRMVGAVPDGPGASATPGALQK, encoded by the coding sequence ATGGACAGCGCGGAGGAGACGACCGGCGGCTACCGGCCGTGGTCGGAGGTCACCCCCGACGCCGCGCGGCGGCTGCTCGTCGCCGCCGTCGAAGCGTTCGCGGAGCGCGGGTACCACGCCACCACCACGCGTGACATCGCGGGACGGGCCGGAATGAGTCCGGCCGCGCTCTACATCCACTACAAGACCAAGGAAGAACTGCTCCACCGGATCAGCCGGATCGGCCACGACAAGGCCCTGGAGATCCTGGAGACCGCCGCTTCCGGCCCGGGCACGGCCGCCGAGCGGCTCGACGCCGCCGTGCGGTCCTTCGTGCTCTGGCACGCCGCGCACCACACCACCGCGCGCGTGGTCCAGTACGAGCTCGACGCCCTCGCTCCGGAGCACCGCTCCGAGATCGTGGCACTGCGCCGGCAGAGCGATGCCGCCGTGCGCCGCATCCTCGCCGACGGCGTAACGGCGGGGGAGTTCGACGTGCCCGACGTCCCCGGCACCACCCTCGCCGTCCTGTCCCTGTGCATCGACGTGGCCCGCTGGTTCAACACGGCCGGCCGTCGTACGCCCGACGAGGTCGGCGCGCTCTACGCCGACCTCGTGCTGCGCATGGTGGGCGCGGTCCCGGACGGTCCCGGCGCGTCCGCCACCCCCGGCGCGCTTCAGAAGTAG
- a CDS encoding aldehyde dehydrogenase family protein produces the protein MKAQDGMYIDGAWRPAAGRERIEVVNPADEQVIGGVPAGNADDVDAAVRAARAAFPGWAATAPAERAALIAALRDVLVARKGEFTEIITAELGSPRGFSEMVHVGAPIAVSSSFAELGTSYAFEERIGNSTVLLEPVGVVGAITPWNYPLHQIVAKVAPALAAGCTLVLKPAEDTPLTAQLFAEAVHEAGIPAGVFNLVTGTGPVAGQALAAHEGVDLVSFTGSTAVGKQIGATAGAAVKRVALELGGKSANVILPGADLAKAVAVGVGHVMNNSGQSCNALTRMLVHRDQYEEAVSLAAAAVANYPSGDPLDPGTRLGPVINAKQRDRVRGYIAKGIEEGARLVAGGPDAPHEQGYFIAPTVFADVTPEMTIAQEEIFGPVLSILPYEDQDEALRIANGTVYGLGGAVWAADEETAVAFARRMDTGQVDINGGRFNPLAPFGGYKQSGVGRELGPHGLAEYLQTKSLQF, from the coding sequence ATGAAGGCCCAGGACGGGATGTACATCGACGGCGCATGGCGGCCGGCCGCCGGGCGCGAGCGGATCGAGGTGGTCAACCCGGCCGACGAGCAGGTCATCGGCGGGGTCCCGGCCGGAAACGCCGACGACGTGGACGCGGCCGTACGCGCGGCACGCGCCGCCTTCCCCGGCTGGGCGGCCACGGCTCCGGCCGAGCGGGCCGCCCTGATCGCGGCGCTCCGCGACGTGCTGGTCGCCCGCAAGGGCGAGTTCACCGAGATCATCACGGCCGAACTCGGCTCCCCGCGGGGCTTCTCGGAGATGGTCCACGTGGGCGCGCCGATCGCGGTGTCCTCTTCGTTCGCCGAGCTGGGGACCTCGTACGCCTTCGAAGAGCGGATCGGCAACTCCACGGTGCTGCTGGAGCCGGTCGGTGTGGTCGGGGCCATCACGCCCTGGAACTACCCGCTGCACCAGATCGTTGCCAAGGTGGCGCCCGCTCTCGCCGCCGGCTGCACCCTCGTCCTCAAGCCGGCCGAGGACACCCCGCTGACCGCACAGCTCTTCGCCGAAGCCGTGCACGAGGCGGGCATCCCGGCCGGCGTGTTCAACCTGGTGACCGGGACCGGCCCGGTCGCCGGCCAGGCGCTGGCCGCGCACGAAGGAGTCGACCTCGTCTCCTTCACCGGCTCCACCGCGGTCGGCAAGCAGATCGGCGCCACGGCCGGCGCCGCCGTCAAGCGCGTCGCCCTCGAACTCGGCGGAAAATCGGCCAATGTCATCCTGCCCGGGGCCGACCTGGCCAAGGCCGTCGCGGTGGGCGTGGGCCACGTCATGAACAACTCCGGCCAGAGCTGCAACGCGCTCACGCGGATGCTCGTCCACCGCGACCAGTACGAGGAGGCCGTCTCCCTCGCGGCCGCCGCCGTCGCCAACTACCCCTCCGGCGACCCCCTCGACCCGGGCACCCGCCTCGGCCCGGTCATCAACGCAAAGCAGCGCGACCGCGTGCGCGGATACATCGCGAAGGGCATCGAGGAGGGCGCGCGCCTCGTGGCCGGCGGCCCCGACGCGCCGCACGAACAGGGGTACTTCATCGCCCCGACCGTGTTCGCCGACGTCACGCCCGAAATGACCATCGCGCAGGAGGAGATCTTCGGCCCCGTGCTGTCGATCCTCCCGTACGAGGACCAGGACGAGGCCCTGCGCATCGCCAACGGCACGGTGTACGGGCTGGGCGGCGCGGTCTGGGCGGCGGACGAGGAGACCGCCGTCGCGTTCGCACGGCGCATGGACACCGGGCAGGTGGACATCAACGGCGGGCGCTTCAACCCGCTCGCGCCCTTCGGCGGCTACAAGCAGTCGGGCGTCGGCCGCGAGCTCGGCCCGCACGGCCTGGCCGAGTACCTCCAGACCAAGTCCCTGCAGTTCTAG